From the Micromonospora echinofusca genome, the window TGCCCGCTGAGGTTGGTGTCCTGCACGATCAGGTAGCAGCCCGGCGTCACCAGGTCGGCGTACGCCGCGAGTTCCGCGAGGACGTGCTGCTTGCTGTGGTCGCTGTCGAGGATCACCATGACCCGCTCGACGGCCTGCGCCTTTTCCCGCATCTGGGCGACGACGGCAGGGTCGACGGACGACCCGGTCATGGTGTCGACCCGGTCGAAGTACGGCGAGTCGACCGCCATTCCTTCGCCGTCGATCCAGCCGCTCGGTCCGGCGAGATGTTCGGGCTTGACGTCGACCGTGGCGACCCGGCCGTTACCGACGAGTCCGAGCATGGTCGCGTAATAGAGTGCGGACCCACCGTGTCGGGTGCCGGTCTCGATGATCAGATCAGGTCGCGTCTCCTGAATGATCTCCTGGATCATCCACATGTCCATCGGATTCTGGTGACACGCCACGCCGAGCCATGTCCGGCGACGCCACACCTTGCTCTTGTAAAAGGCCCGCTGGAACGTGTCCACGGCCCCAGAAACATCAGCATCCATGGGGGGAAACTATCATGACAAATGCTGGCCGGTGGTCATGCCTCTGACCCAAAAAAACGCCCGTACGGGGTGACCCCTTTTCTCGAACAAAACGGCCAGGAGACACGCCTGAGAAAGGGTCGGGCACTGCGGCTCGTTCCATAACCGTAACCATCGGTCACGGCCGGTTCCGGACCGTGACCGTCTGATCCCCGCCAATGCCGGCAGGTGCGACACGGGACCCGCCGCCCACGTCACCGACAAGGCGGACGGAGGCGCCTGAGCGAGGTGCCCAAGCGCCTCCTGCCGCCTTACTGGCAGGCCATCGGGCCGCCGACGACATCGTCCAGCTCGTCGTCGGCCATCTCACGGATGTCGACAGCCTCGAAAGTCACCTCGATCATGTTGGTTCACCCCCTCCCCGCATCATCGGTCACTGCACCCGACCAGATGGTCGGACGAATCACATGCAGCGGGCCGCGCCCACCACATCGTCCAGCTCCTCGTCGGCCATCTCACGGATGTCGACAGCCTCGAAAGTAACCTCGGTCATGTTGGTTCACCCCTTTCCGCATCATCGGTCCTTGTCCACCCGACGGGTTCGATCCGCAAGCCGTGGCGGCGGACTCAAGTCCACAGGTTCCACACGGATCGACAGCCCTTCCATAGCGGGCTGGGGGCCATAGGATACCTCCGTCATGTCCACGGGCGATGTCGCGTTGGTCGCGTTCAACTGACAACTGTCAGAGGGCTATCAACCGGCCTCCAGATCGGCCTTGACCGCGCGCAGGAACGCCACCGCCGACCGACCGTTGACAAAACGATGGTCGTATGCCAAACCCAGGTGGAAATAGTCACTGGTGGTGACCGAGCCATCATTCTGAAGCACCAACTCGCGCTGCATCGAGGCGAGAGAGACCGCGCATGTGTGTTCCGGGAAGATGAGCGGCTGCGCATGCACGACGTCCGCGTCCGTATGTATCGTGAGCGCGATGTTCGACCCGGCCAGATCCGCCTCGGCGAATTCCCCGCGCACGGCGGCGCGACGGAACCGCAACAGGTCGGCGGCGACGTCCCGCAGCGGCCGGGTGTCGGCGTCGGCGACGACCGGCAGGTAGAGGCCCCTCCCGACGTCGATGGTGACACCGACGTGCGCTCCCGGCAGAACCGTCGCCGCCTGATCGCCCTCCGCTCGCGCGAAGCACAGCGGGAACTCCGCCCGCCGCGCCGCGATCGCCTCGACCACCAGCTCCGGGATGCCGACGAAGCCGATGGTCGCCGCCTCGGCACGCAGGCGTTGTTTCAGTCGATCGGCGACCACCTTGACGACCGTGTACGCGGCGGGGATCTCGCGGTGCGAGGTGGACACCGTACGGGCGACCCGTCGTTGGGCCGCGGACACGGTCACCCGCTCGGCCGTGGCCGGCGGCGCCTGCCCGGCGACCAGCTGTTCGATGTCCGACCGCGCGATGACCGGCTTGCCGATCGACCGTACGTCCGCCTCCGCCACACCGTGTTCAGCCATCAGCCGCCGGGCCGGCTCGGTGATGGTGATCGGATCCGGATCGGAAGCCTGCCGCACCGGCGGCGGGCGGTCGTCCCCGCCGACGGTCGCCACCATCTCCCCGGGGCGGCAGGTCGACGGTGCGGACGTCCGCTGCCACAGGATGCCGGCGTCGTCCGCGACGAGTTCGTGCGCCGCCTTGGAGGTCTCCACCAGAGCTACCGCGGTGCCCGCCTCGACCGGCGCCCCGTCGCCGACCAGCCACTCGATCAGCGTGTACTCCTCGTCGGTCGCGTTGAGCCGCGGCAGCCGGATGTCACCCACCGGCGACCGCCGTCACCACGGCGCGGATGTCGTCCGCCTGGACCAGCACCGCACGCTCGAGGTGGGGTGCGGCGGGGATCGTGCTCGGCGGCGCGTGGAGCAGCCGGACGGGCTGGGACAGCAGGTCCCACATCTGCTGGTGGATGGTGTGAGCCACCTCGGCCCCCCACGTGCCGCCGGCCGTCGCGTCCTCGACGACCACCACCCGTCCGGCCCCGGCGACCAGAGCAGCCAGCGGCGCGGGATCGAACGGATAGAGCCGCGACGGCACCACCGCACGCACCGCGATCTCGTCACTCAGATAGGCACCCCGCATCCCGCCGAGCACCCTGTCGGTGAGGCCGCCCGGTGCGATGACCACGACGTCGGCCCGGTCGACCCCGCGCACGCCCAACACGGCGAAGTCGCAGGCGCCACCGATCCGCTCGCAGTGGAACAGCTCGTCTCCGGCCGCCGCGCCGAACCGTCGACGGCCGTAGAGCACCTTGTCCTCGAAGTACATCGCGGGAGCCCCCGAGTCGAGGATGCGGGCCAGTGTGGCGTGCGCGTCGTGCACCGGGCTCAGCTCGTGCACGGCGAGGTTGGGCACGCCCACGAAGTGCTTCTGCAGGCTCTGGCTGTGGGTGGGCCCGTATCCGCGGTTGCCCCCCGTCGGGCACCGGATCACCAGCGGCATCCGCACCGGTTCGCCGTACATCGTGACGGCCTTGCTGGCCAGGTTGACGATCTGGTCGAAGCACAGGGTGGCGAAGTCGGAGAACATCACCTCGACCACCGCCTCCCGGCCCCGCAGGGCCAGGCCGACCGCGAAGCCCACGATCGCCTGCTCGCTGATCGGAGTGCTGAGGACCCGTTCGGGATACCCGGTGGACAGCCCGCGGGTGACGCCGAAGGCGCCGCCGTACGGATCGGCCATGTCCTCGCCGATCAGATGGAGATCCGGCCTCTCCGCGAGCAGGGTCGCCAGGGCACGGTTGAGGCCCTCCCCGACCCGCTCGGCCCCCGGCTCAGCCATGACCGGCGCCGATCAGCGGTCGGGCGAGTACCGACTCGACCACGTCGCGGATCTTCCCGGTCGCCGCCGCGTCCAGGCGGTCGACCTGCTCCGGGAATGCCGCGCGGTAGTGCGGGTACCAGTCACGCCCGGCGAGGGCCTCGAGCTCCGCCGGCGTGCGGGTGTCGTCGCCCTTGCTGTGCGGGCCGAGCCGCACCGTGTCGAACTCGACCACCAACGGAGACCCGTCGTGACGTACGGCGGCGACGAGCGGCGCCAGGCTGGCCCGGATGGCGTCGACGTCGATGCCGGTCACCTCGACGTGGCGGATGCCGAAGGCGGCACAGCGGTCGGCGACGCTACCGGCCATCTGTGCCGAGGTCGGGGTGGACTGGGCGATCCCGTTGTGTTCGACGACGACGACCATCGGCACCCGCCAGAGCGCGGCGAGGTTGAGCGCCTCGTACACCACCCCCTCGCCCCAGGTGCCGTCCCCGACGTACACCACGGAGATCGAGTTCGTTCCGGTGCGCCGCATGTCGAAGGCGGTGCCCACCGCGACCGGCACCAGTTGCCCCTGGATGCCGGTGGACATGAAGCCCGGGCGGCGGATGTGCTGCGAACCGCCCATCCCGCCGCACAACGCGCCCTCACGGCCGGCGAGCTCGGCGAGCAGCCCCGCCGGATCGTCGTACCGCGCCAGGAAGTGGCCGTGTCCCCGGTGGTTGCTGAACACCTCGTCGTCGGGGCACAGCAGGGACTCGACCACGACCGGAACGTACTCCTGGCCGAGGCAGGTGTGGCTGGTGCCCGGGATCAGTCCCCGGCCGAGCAGGTCGAGGACCGCGTACTCGAAGCGTCGGATGGACAGCATCGCCCCGAGGGTGGAGTCGGCCAGCGGGCGCAGCCGGCTCTCACGCATGGGTGACCTGTCCGCCGGCCACGAGGTCACGGGC encodes:
- a CDS encoding alpha-ketoacid dehydrogenase subunit beta, coding for MAEPGAERVGEGLNRALATLLAERPDLHLIGEDMADPYGGAFGVTRGLSTGYPERVLSTPISEQAIVGFAVGLALRGREAVVEVMFSDFATLCFDQIVNLASKAVTMYGEPVRMPLVIRCPTGGNRGYGPTHSQSLQKHFVGVPNLAVHELSPVHDAHATLARILDSGAPAMYFEDKVLYGRRRFGAAAGDELFHCERIGGACDFAVLGVRGVDRADVVVIAPGGLTDRVLGGMRGAYLSDEIAVRAVVPSRLYPFDPAPLAALVAGAGRVVVVEDATAGGTWGAEVAHTIHQQMWDLLSQPVRLLHAPPSTIPAAPHLERAVLVQADDIRAVVTAVAGG
- a CDS encoding CmcI family methyltransferase, which gives rise to MDADVSGAVDTFQRAFYKSKVWRRRTWLGVACHQNPMDMWMIQEIIQETRPDLIIETGTRHGGSALYYATMLGLVGNGRVATVDVKPEHLAGPSGWIDGEGMAVDSPYFDRVDTMTGSSVDPAVVAQMREKAQAVERVMVILDSDHSKQHVLAELAAYADLVTPGCYLIVQDTNLSGHPVQAGPWEPGDGPWEALEEFLPDQRFEVDRSKEELMFTWFPGGYLRRV
- a CDS encoding thiamine pyrophosphate-dependent dehydrogenase E1 component subunit alpha; the encoded protein is MRESRLRPLADSTLGAMLSIRRFEYAVLDLLGRGLIPGTSHTCLGQEYVPVVVESLLCPDDEVFSNHRGHGHFLARYDDPAGLLAELAGREGALCGGMGGSQHIRRPGFMSTGIQGQLVPVAVGTAFDMRRTGTNSISVVYVGDGTWGEGVVYEALNLAALWRVPMVVVVEHNGIAQSTPTSAQMAGSVADRCAAFGIRHVEVTGIDVDAIRASLAPLVAAVRHDGSPLVVEFDTVRLGPHSKGDDTRTPAELEALAGRDWYPHYRAAFPEQVDRLDAAATGKIRDVVESVLARPLIGAGHG
- a CDS encoding 2-oxo acid dehydrogenase subunit E2, with protein sequence MATVGGDDRPPPVRQASDPDPITITEPARRLMAEHGVAEADVRSIGKPVIARSDIEQLVAGQAPPATAERVTVSAAQRRVARTVSTSHREIPAAYTVVKVVADRLKQRLRAEAATIGFVGIPELVVEAIAARRAEFPLCFARAEGDQAATVLPGAHVGVTIDVGRGLYLPVVADADTRPLRDVAADLLRFRRAAVRGEFAEADLAGSNIALTIHTDADVVHAQPLIFPEHTCAVSLASMQRELVLQNDGSVTTSDYFHLGLAYDHRFVNGRSAVAFLRAVKADLEAG